The genomic region ATACAAACCTGAGAAAGCAGAGGAAATGCCAATTGCCGTTAATACTGAAGCGAAAAAGGAGAAAATTGACTTCAGGAAAGAAGCAAAGGAACTTGTGGATAAATCAGTTCATCTCTATGAAGATGGACAGATAGAAGATGCATATGGAACTGCTGCCCAGGCTTTGAGACTATATCTAAGTCATTTCTACGGACTCAGGAAAGAAGTGACAAATGCAGAATTGATCCGACACCTGAAGGTGAAGGGAAAGGAATGGAAGGAAATCGAAGATTGTCTGGAACTCTGTACTCTGGTGGAATTTGCAAAACATTTGCCGGAAGAGGATGAGTTTGAGAAGCTGATAAGAACAGTTAAAAAGGCTGTGAATTACTGAATATTTAACCTTAAATAAAAAAGAATAGATGCTTATTAGCATCTATTTTTCATCTTTTTTGTACTTTACAAAACATAACATTATCACCGTTCCACATATCAATATCCGGCAATACATCATCAAAAAACCCGATATCCTCAAAATCTTCCGGCCTCAACATCTGTTTCAGATCATCAGAAGCAAAGAAGTGGGTCCAGAAGCGATAGACATCGATATTTTCAGATTCATCAGCAATCACAATATGCTGGTAAAGTATAACCTTCTCATCCGGGTAGAGGAAAGAATCTGAAAGTATAAGGTATGGCCTGTCCTTCCAGAATCCACTCATTTCCACCTCCCATGATCTTTCTGAGACTTTTGTCTCAAGATTTTTGTCACTCAGAACATCAAATACAAAGATTCCACCTGGCTTTAAGGCCCTGTGGACGTTCCTGATAAGTTTTTCTCTTTCATGTGGTTTTAGTACGCCGAAGTCTGTGAAGACCATCATCATAAGATCGTACTTGTTATCCGCATTCAGTTCGAGATAATTCAGGTTCACATACTCGATATCCAGACCTTTGTTTGCGGCCTGCTTTCTGGCATACTCAATGGAATTCTTCGAAAAATCGACTCCTGTAACATTGTGTCCTCTCTTTGCAATGAGTTCGCAATACAGACCGGGGCCGCATCCCAGGTCGAGTATGGTCATGTTTTCCTTATTCTGCAGATTGAGAATCCAGTCAACTGTACTCTCAATGGATGAACTCCGCCTGCTTGCCAGATCGACATCCGGATTGAGATGAATGTTCAACAACTGTTCTGAAATGTGGGCATCCGTCCACATAACTGCATTTCCTTCAGCGTATAGCTGTGGTTTCTGTGTAAATTCAATAATATCTTTAAAATCCATAATGAGCCCTCCTTAATGGCAAAAACCCGGGACTCGAAATCTTCGATTAATAGCTAACAACTTTCAATAGAACAGGATGCTTAGTTGTTGTTCATCAGGATAAATGGACATCACATCTTATTAAAATATTATGCCTGAGTTATAATTGATATTCATAATATCAGAAAAATGAGATGAAATTAAATTTGGATTTCATATTCAATCGTGTAAATTAAATATATATAGAATAAAAACACCTGAGAGTTGTTTGTTCGGTACTTCATCGGGTGGTTAAAGGCGACCTGTTGCAAATGTGATTG from Methanolobus tindarius DSM 2278 harbors:
- a CDS encoding class I SAM-dependent methyltransferase codes for the protein MDFKDIIEFTQKPQLYAEGNAVMWTDAHISEQLLNIHLNPDVDLASRRSSSIESTVDWILNLQNKENMTILDLGCGPGLYCELIAKRGHNVTGVDFSKNSIEYARKQAANKGLDIEYVNLNYLELNADNKYDLMMMVFTDFGVLKPHEREKLIRNVHRALKPGGIFVFDVLSDKNLETKVSERSWEVEMSGFWKDRPYLILSDSFLYPDEKVILYQHIVIADESENIDVYRFWTHFFASDDLKQMLRPEDFEDIGFFDDVLPDIDMWNGDNVMFCKVQKR